A window of Tripterygium wilfordii isolate XIE 37 chromosome 7, ASM1340144v1, whole genome shotgun sequence contains these coding sequences:
- the LOC120002414 gene encoding B3 domain-containing transcription repressor VAL1-like isoform X1, protein MGSKICMNALCGTAASREWKRGWPLRSGVFADLCCTCGSAYENSIFCDTFHLEEDGWRECYICTKRLHCGCIASKSLLELLDFGGVGCTGCAMSFLPPSTQNDEAPKGFGSLPLNGAKDLRPNLAENEAVGDNVDGGRLTQFCRITEANEPNFLHQIHRADTNTSLGQLQRENFVHSKSEVGTGFSNATQVLVESSKFSKPDSRRPLLENVKTDGSLAQASLSMTLAAPSAASSSGLPFRGVLLGEKEQIRAPSLFQQGQRSRPILPKPLKNVLAMSSDNNKGVVPELRIARPPGEGRGKTQLLPRYWPRITDQELQQISGDLNSTIVPLFEKVLSASDAGRIGRLVLPKACAEAYFPPINQSEGLPLLIQDVKGKEWTFQFRFWPNNNSRMYVLEGVTPCIQSMQLRAGDTVIFSRLDPGGKLVMGFRKATNSVDTQEVQTSAQTSGLPNGALSRETSTSGTVENLSAENVYSDLYKTPKGSTGPHLNVLNERLSLAEGDNGRNKGENLGGGIFGDSVLRMVQISEKKRTRNIGSKNKRLLMHSEDALELRLTWEEAQDLLRPPPGVKPSVVTIGDHEFEEYDEPPVFGKRTIFIARPSGGQEQWAHCDDCSKWRRLPMDALLPLKWTCRDNAWDSSRCSCLAPEETSADDWENLTWVSKDLMCFGKKQRVLEKSPNPSQEREPSGLDALASLAALEGDIDSSDPSGGVTTKHPRHRPGCSCIVCIQPPSGKGKHKSTCTCNVCMTVKRRFKTLMLRKKKRQSELESEAPRNECKDELNFDGRRRDGLVHVDDTESEGNQNGKLTEEGESSVCRIDLNCHPTREEMQIESSGVMGMMSLVEAARLPMESLSKENGVASCLSERLNLSSVACDREDKVDEVCGEPDLDSNKL, encoded by the exons ATGGGGTCAAAGATTTGCATGAATGCGTTGTGTGGGACGGCCGCAAGCCGCGAGTGGAAGAGAGGGTGGCCTTTGCGATCCGGTGTATTCGCTGATCTCTGCTGCACCTGCGG ATCTGCATACGAGAATTCAATTTTCTGTGATACTTTTCATTTAGAGGAAGATGGTTGGAGGGAATGCTATATATGCACAAAG CGTCTTCACTGCGGCTGCATAGCCTCCAAGTCTTTGCTCGAGCTCTTGGATTTTGGGGGTGTTGGGTGCACTGGTTGTGCAATGAGCTTTCTCCCTCCTTCA ACTCAAAATGATGAAGCTCCTAAAGGATTTGGCTCATTGCCATTAAATGGTGCTAAAGACCTGCGGCCCAACCTTGCTGAAAATGAAGCAGTTGGTGATAATGTCGATGGGGGCAGGCTCACACAATTTTGCAGGATTACAGAAGCTAATGAGCCAAACTTCTTGCATCAAATTCATAGAGCTGATACAAACACATCGCTTGGACAATTGCAAAGAGAGAATTTCGTGCATTCAAAGAGTGAAGTTGGCACGGGCTTTTCAAATGCAACTCAGGTATTAGTTGAATCATCTAAGTTCTCGAAACCGGATTCTAGAAGGCCGCTGTTGGAAAATGTAAAGACGGATGGATCACTTGCTCAGGCATCTCTTAGTATGACTTTAGCAGCTCCATCAGCTGCTTCTAGTTCTGGTCTACCTTTTCGTGGTGTGCTTCTTGGAGAAAAGGAACAGATCCGAGCACCTTCTCTGTTCCAACAAGGGCAAAGGTCCCGTCCTATACTGCCTAAACCCTTGAAAAATGTTCTTGCTATGAGTTCAGATAACAACAAAGGTGTGGTTCCTGAGCTGCGAATTGCGAGGCCTCCTGGTGAGGGGCGGGGGAAGACTCAGTTACTTCCAAGATACTGGCCAAGGATTACTGACCAGGAGCTGCAGCAAATATCTGGAGA CTTAAATTCCACAATTGTGCCACTGTTCGAAAAGGTTCTGAGTGCCAGTGATGCTGGTAGAATTGGCCGTTTGGTTCTTCCAAAAGCATGTGCAGAG GCATATTTCCCTCCTATTAATCAATCTGAGGGTCTACCTTTACTGATTCAAGATGTGAAGGGAAAAGAATGGACATTTCAGTTCAGATTCTGgcccaacaacaacagcagGATGTATGTTTTGGAGGGTGTAACCCCTTGTATACAGTCCATGCAATTACGAGCTGGTGATACCG TGATATTTAGTCGATTAGATCCTGGAGGTAAACTTGTCATGGGGTTTCGAAAGGCGACAAACTCAGTGGATACACAG GAAGTACAAACATCTGCTCAAACATCCGGTCTTCCTAATGGTGCTCTTTCCAGGGAAACTTCTACTTCTGGTACTGTTGAGAATCTTTCTGCAGAAAATGTGTACTCTGATCTTTACAAAACGCCTAAAGGAAGCACTGGTCCTCATCTAAATGTTCTAAATGAACGTTTGAGCTTAGCTGAAGGGGATAATGGGCGGAATAAAGGTGAGAACCTCGGAGGAGGAATTTTTGGGGATTCAGTGCTGCGAATGGTGCAAATTTCCGAGAAGAAGAGGACTCGAAATATTGGATCTAAAAATAAGAGGTTACTTATGCATAGCGAGGATGCCCTAGAACTGAGACTTACATGGGAAGAAGCACAGGACTTGCTTCGGCCACCCCCAGGTGTAAAGCCAAGTGTTGTCACTATAGGGGACCATGAATTTGAAGAATATGAT GAGCCTCCTGTTTTTGGAAAGCGGACCATATTCATTGCCCGGCCATCAGG GGGACAGGAACAATGGGCTCATTGTGATGATTGCTCGAAATGGCGAAGATTGCCTATGGATGCTCTTCTCCCTCTGAAATGGACTTGTCGGGACAATGCTTGGGATTCAAGCAG GTGTTCCTGTTTGGCACCTGAAGAAACAAGTGCGGATGATTGGGAAAATCTTACTTGGGTGAGCAAAG ACCTCATGTGCTTTGGAAAAAAGCAAAGAGTTTTGGAAAAAAGCCCTAATCCAAGCCAAGAACGTGAGCCTTCTGGCTTAGATGCTCTGGCCAGTCTTGCAGCTCTTGAAGGCGACATTGATTCAAGTGATCCATCAGGTGGAGTAACCACCAAACATCCTCGACACCGGCCTGGTTGTTCCTGCATTGTGTGCATTCAACCCCCCAGTGGGAAGGGCAAGCACAAGTCCACGTGCACATGCAATGTGTGCATGACAGTAAAACGACGCTTTAAGACCCTAATGCTGCGCAAGAAGAAACGCCAGTCAGAACTGGAATCAGAAGCTCCACGGAATGAGTGCAAGGATGAATTAAACTTTGATGGCAGACGAAGAGATGGGTTGGTGCATGTAGATGACACAGAAAGTGAAGGAAACCAGAACGGAAAGCTAACAGAGGAGGGTGAGAGCAGTGTTTGTCGAATAGACTTGAATTGCCATCCAACTCGTGAAGAGATGCAAATTGAGTCATCGGGAGTAATGGGCATGATGAGCCTTGTTGAAGCAGCAAGGCTACCTATGGAGAGCTTGAGTAAGGAAAATGGAGTGGCGAGCTGTTTATCCGAAAGGCTTAATCTTTCATCAGTTGCATGCGACAGGGAGGACAAAGTAGATGAAGTGTGTGGTGAGCCCGATTTGGACTCAAACAAGCTTTGA
- the LOC120002414 gene encoding B3 domain-containing protein Os07g0679700-like isoform X2, which translates to MQTQNDEAPKGFGSLPLNGAKDLRPNLAENEAVGDNVDGGRLTQFCRITEANEPNFLHQIHRADTNTSLGQLQRENFVHSKSEVGTGFSNATQVLVESSKFSKPDSRRPLLENVKTDGSLAQASLSMTLAAPSAASSSGLPFRGVLLGEKEQIRAPSLFQQGQRSRPILPKPLKNVLAMSSDNNKGVVPELRIARPPGEGRGKTQLLPRYWPRITDQELQQISGDLNSTIVPLFEKVLSASDAGRIGRLVLPKACAEAYFPPINQSEGLPLLIQDVKGKEWTFQFRFWPNNNSRMYVLEGVTPCIQSMQLRAGDTVIFSRLDPGGKLVMGFRKATNSVDTQEVQTSAQTSGLPNGALSRETSTSGTVENLSAENVYSDLYKTPKGSTGPHLNVLNERLSLAEGDNGRNKGENLGGGIFGDSVLRMVQISEKKRTRNIGSKNKRLLMHSEDALELRLTWEEAQDLLRPPPGVKPSVVTIGDHEFEEYDEPPVFGKRTIFIARPSGGQEQWAHCDDCSKWRRLPMDALLPLKWTCRDNAWDSSRCSCLAPEETSADDWENLTWVSKDLMCFGKKQRVLEKSPNPSQEREPSGLDALASLAALEGDIDSSDPSGGVTTKHPRHRPGCSCIVCIQPPSGKGKHKSTCTCNVCMTVKRRFKTLMLRKKKRQSELESEAPRNECKDELNFDGRRRDGLVHVDDTESEGNQNGKLTEEGESSVCRIDLNCHPTREEMQIESSGVMGMMSLVEAARLPMESLSKENGVASCLSERLNLSSVACDREDKVDEVCGEPDLDSNKL; encoded by the exons aTGCAGACTCAAAATGATGAAGCTCCTAAAGGATTTGGCTCATTGCCATTAAATGGTGCTAAAGACCTGCGGCCCAACCTTGCTGAAAATGAAGCAGTTGGTGATAATGTCGATGGGGGCAGGCTCACACAATTTTGCAGGATTACAGAAGCTAATGAGCCAAACTTCTTGCATCAAATTCATAGAGCTGATACAAACACATCGCTTGGACAATTGCAAAGAGAGAATTTCGTGCATTCAAAGAGTGAAGTTGGCACGGGCTTTTCAAATGCAACTCAGGTATTAGTTGAATCATCTAAGTTCTCGAAACCGGATTCTAGAAGGCCGCTGTTGGAAAATGTAAAGACGGATGGATCACTTGCTCAGGCATCTCTTAGTATGACTTTAGCAGCTCCATCAGCTGCTTCTAGTTCTGGTCTACCTTTTCGTGGTGTGCTTCTTGGAGAAAAGGAACAGATCCGAGCACCTTCTCTGTTCCAACAAGGGCAAAGGTCCCGTCCTATACTGCCTAAACCCTTGAAAAATGTTCTTGCTATGAGTTCAGATAACAACAAAGGTGTGGTTCCTGAGCTGCGAATTGCGAGGCCTCCTGGTGAGGGGCGGGGGAAGACTCAGTTACTTCCAAGATACTGGCCAAGGATTACTGACCAGGAGCTGCAGCAAATATCTGGAGA CTTAAATTCCACAATTGTGCCACTGTTCGAAAAGGTTCTGAGTGCCAGTGATGCTGGTAGAATTGGCCGTTTGGTTCTTCCAAAAGCATGTGCAGAG GCATATTTCCCTCCTATTAATCAATCTGAGGGTCTACCTTTACTGATTCAAGATGTGAAGGGAAAAGAATGGACATTTCAGTTCAGATTCTGgcccaacaacaacagcagGATGTATGTTTTGGAGGGTGTAACCCCTTGTATACAGTCCATGCAATTACGAGCTGGTGATACCG TGATATTTAGTCGATTAGATCCTGGAGGTAAACTTGTCATGGGGTTTCGAAAGGCGACAAACTCAGTGGATACACAG GAAGTACAAACATCTGCTCAAACATCCGGTCTTCCTAATGGTGCTCTTTCCAGGGAAACTTCTACTTCTGGTACTGTTGAGAATCTTTCTGCAGAAAATGTGTACTCTGATCTTTACAAAACGCCTAAAGGAAGCACTGGTCCTCATCTAAATGTTCTAAATGAACGTTTGAGCTTAGCTGAAGGGGATAATGGGCGGAATAAAGGTGAGAACCTCGGAGGAGGAATTTTTGGGGATTCAGTGCTGCGAATGGTGCAAATTTCCGAGAAGAAGAGGACTCGAAATATTGGATCTAAAAATAAGAGGTTACTTATGCATAGCGAGGATGCCCTAGAACTGAGACTTACATGGGAAGAAGCACAGGACTTGCTTCGGCCACCCCCAGGTGTAAAGCCAAGTGTTGTCACTATAGGGGACCATGAATTTGAAGAATATGAT GAGCCTCCTGTTTTTGGAAAGCGGACCATATTCATTGCCCGGCCATCAGG GGGACAGGAACAATGGGCTCATTGTGATGATTGCTCGAAATGGCGAAGATTGCCTATGGATGCTCTTCTCCCTCTGAAATGGACTTGTCGGGACAATGCTTGGGATTCAAGCAG GTGTTCCTGTTTGGCACCTGAAGAAACAAGTGCGGATGATTGGGAAAATCTTACTTGGGTGAGCAAAG ACCTCATGTGCTTTGGAAAAAAGCAAAGAGTTTTGGAAAAAAGCCCTAATCCAAGCCAAGAACGTGAGCCTTCTGGCTTAGATGCTCTGGCCAGTCTTGCAGCTCTTGAAGGCGACATTGATTCAAGTGATCCATCAGGTGGAGTAACCACCAAACATCCTCGACACCGGCCTGGTTGTTCCTGCATTGTGTGCATTCAACCCCCCAGTGGGAAGGGCAAGCACAAGTCCACGTGCACATGCAATGTGTGCATGACAGTAAAACGACGCTTTAAGACCCTAATGCTGCGCAAGAAGAAACGCCAGTCAGAACTGGAATCAGAAGCTCCACGGAATGAGTGCAAGGATGAATTAAACTTTGATGGCAGACGAAGAGATGGGTTGGTGCATGTAGATGACACAGAAAGTGAAGGAAACCAGAACGGAAAGCTAACAGAGGAGGGTGAGAGCAGTGTTTGTCGAATAGACTTGAATTGCCATCCAACTCGTGAAGAGATGCAAATTGAGTCATCGGGAGTAATGGGCATGATGAGCCTTGTTGAAGCAGCAAGGCTACCTATGGAGAGCTTGAGTAAGGAAAATGGAGTGGCGAGCTGTTTATCCGAAAGGCTTAATCTTTCATCAGTTGCATGCGACAGGGAGGACAAAGTAGATGAAGTGTGTGGTGAGCCCGATTTGGACTCAAACAAGCTTTGA